In the genome of Calditrichota bacterium, the window TTATGGCCGCTTCGTAAACGGCAATTTTAATTTTCCCCACGTCTGCTTCCGGGAATCCTGCATTTTGGGCATGGTGCACCACAAAATCCGTAATCTGATACAGATCCTTTTCCTGGCTTCGCACCACAATATGAAAGTTTCCCCTTTTTTCTTCAGACAAAACCGGATTATCCGGCCGGGACACTTTATGATCCTCCCCTTCGTCATCATAGAGAGTAAACGGTTTGTCCAGATCTTCTTCCTTCAGATGCGCCGTCTGGTCAACAATATCAAAATCAAAGGGAGAATCGATGGTTTGCTCCAATAAATCTTCTGTGTGTTTATTGAGGTTTTTTTCTTCAATCGCAGACCAATCTTCATTGGAAAGAGATGCCGACTCCGCTGCAGCCGGCCTGGAATCCGTTTCCTTTTCAACGGTTTCTCCAGTTCTGATTTCATTCAAAAATGAAAGCGGGGAAAAGCTGCTTATATTTACCCGCGTAGAGTGACTCAGGTGAGAAATAAAGAATTCCCGGTTTTCACGCCGAAGCCGACTGGCGGCTTCAATCAGGAAAGCAATAAAACTTGTGGAAGGAAGAGGCACATTTTGAAGGTCTACAACAATCTTTTCAAATGGTTGATTCATAAGATTTAACAGAGCTTTTTGAAACAGGCCCAAATCCTTTGTGGAATCAAATCTCCCGGTAAGCGAAAGCACAACGGGTTCGGAAAAGGACTGCCCCTTTTCGATGATTATTTTTGACTGTCTCATCCGTGAAAAATACCCCACTCCTCATCAGAAAATGAAGGGCGGAAATCAGAATAGACTCTCATTTCCACCCCTAAACACCTGATCCAAAACGATTGAACACACTCCCATTATCGGCGGAAAAGCCAAATAGTTGAACTCGATCAAAAAATAAATTCCCCCTGAGACTCACGATTTTTTCTTTTGTTCGAGTTTCTTTTTTTCTTCCTCCAACAAAACGCGCCTGAGAACCTTCCCAATCATGCTCTTGGGCAACTCTGTCCTGAATTCAACCATTTTGGGCACTTTATATTTCGCCAGACGATCTGCGCAAAAATCAATAATTTCCTGCTCGGTAGCGGTCTCCCCTTCCTTCAAGACCACAAACGCCTTCACCGTTTCGCCACGATATTCGTGGGGAACACCCACTACAGCCGCTTCCTGGATCTTAGGATGCTGGAAGAGCACTTCTTCCACTTCTCTTGGATAAATATTAAATCCGCTGGCAATAATCATGTCCTTTTTCCGATCGACGATGTAGAAAAAGCCGTCCTCATCGACGCGTGACATGTCACCGGTAAAAAGCCAGCCATCATGAAACACCTGTTTTGTTTCTTCCGGCTTCTTCCAATATTCACGCATCACCTGCGGGCCTTTTGCGGCCAGCTCGCCAATTTCTCCGATAGGCAATTCTTTGTGCGTTTCCGGATCCGCTACCATAATATCCGTGTCCGGCATCGGAATACCGATGGATCCAATCTTTCGCAATCCGTAAATGGGATTGGCCGTCAGCACCGGGGAGGTTTCTGTTAGGCCATATCCTTCAACCAATTTTGCGCCGGTAATTTTTTCGAATTCACGCTGGACTTCCACAGGGAGGGCCGCTCCTCCGCTAATACACGCTCGCAGGGAATCAAATGAATATTTCTTTACATCCGGATAATTATTGATGGCCACGTACATCGTGGGAACACCCGGAAAGAGAGAAGCCTTGTATTTCTGTATGGACTGAAGCACCTGTTTTACATCAAACCGCGGAATCAAAATCGCCGGGGATTTCAAAATCACAGACATGTGAAGGCAGGTTGTCATGCCAAAACTGTGAAAATACGGAAGAGCCGCAATAATCGCTTCCTGACCCTCGTGGGCGTCTGTTACCCAATATCGCACCTGGTAGGTGTTGGCAATCAGATTTTTGTGCAGCAAAACAGCACCCTTTGACACGCCTGTTGTGCCGCCCGTGTACAAAAGCATGGCAATATCGTCCGTTTTAACAGATACTTCCGGAGGCGCGTCGTAAGTTCCTTTCATTAGGTCCTGAAAAAAATAAACACCCGGTTCTTTTTCAACCTTTACAAAAGACCCCTCTTTTTTGGCCTTAATCGGATAGAGCAGTTTAAGCAATCCGGGCAAATATTCCTTAACGCCCGTCACAATCACCTTTTCAAGAGAGGTGTTTTTCCTGATTGCCCTGACGCGCGGGTAAACCAAATCCAGTACAACCACCGCCTTTGCGCCGCTGTCATTCATCTGATATTCAAGCTCACGCTCCACGTAAAGGGGATTGGTCGGCACAATAATCGCCCCAAGTTTCATTAGGGCATAATGAACCATGGGATACTGGGGCAAATTGGGCAGAATGATTGCCACCCGATCTCCCTGCCGGATGCCAAGGCTGTACAAGGCGGCGGCGAATTGCTCAATGGCTTTTTGTAATTCTTTGAATGTAATTTTCTTACCCATGAAAATTACAGCAGGTGTGTCGGGATACTCCTTTGCGTTGTCTTCAACCAACTTAAAAAGAGGTTTGTCAGGGTAATCGATTGTCTCCGGCACCCCTTTTTCATAATGCTTGAGCCAGATTTTTTCCATCATCGTTCTCCTTTTTTATGATTTCTTCTCTAAAAAGGCATCCTACCCCGGCTCCCACCACACTTCATTACTAAAGAAAATTATCCTCTGCCGCAATCTCGAAACCTTCCTTTTACAGATATTTTAGAAGAAGCGAAAAGCCGCCTGCGCTATTCTTGCAGATTTGTTGCGGGATAAGATAAACAAAGTGTGAAATAAGGATATTTGTAAATCGATGTGCAGCAAGGCAGAATAAATCATAAGAACACCTTCTTTGATTCATACAAAAATTTAAAAAACTGGCGGTTAATAGTCAAGGGAAAAATTATTTTTTAATTTACAAAGCGAAAATACACAGTTATTCTAACAAAAGGGTATAATTATCCATCAATATTTTTCATTCGCGCATTCGCGGCCATGTATTTTGATTTCTTTTACAAGTAAACCGACGGTTTTTTTCCGAAAGGAATCCCTATTTATTTTAGCAAAATGGCCTTTTCTACCCTGCCGCCTTTCAGGCAATCCAGTGTAATCACGGCCCGGCCCTTTCCGCTTACAATCCACTGGTAGGTGAGACTGGAAAGACCGGGAATGCCTTCCGAGAGCAGAATGCGTTCCGGCCGATGTTTAACCGGTACGACGCGATTCAGCCAGCGGTTTCGCACCTTGGCCGCCGAAATGACCTTCAGATTCTTCCCGTGAATGGTCAGCAGGTCCGGGCGAAATATGTGATTTTTGGCTGCCTGCTGGGAGATGGTCGGAATCATTCCGTCGTTGGCAAGAGCCACGTAAATTCGATACGTGTTTTTGCCCAGTTTTTTCACTTCGGTTTTTGGAATGGAAATTTTGGGCATTTGTTCGGCATGAAAAAGTGTAAAGGCCATATTTCGATGGCAGAGTTCCGGCAACGTGTACGGCGGATTAATTCGATTGGTCATTTTCCGCCAGCCACCCAGCTCAATGTCACCATAGGTGGGATGTTTGAAGGGTTTCCATTCAATAAAATTTTCCCCAAAATCCACCAGATCGTCATATTTCAGGCGTTCTTTACTGGTAGTTGCGTACCAATTCCTTTTATCCTTTTGGGGATTCTTGTCGTAATATTGCTTGGAG includes:
- a CDS encoding long-chain fatty acid--CoA ligase; this encodes MMEKIWLKHYEKGVPETIDYPDKPLFKLVEDNAKEYPDTPAVIFMGKKITFKELQKAIEQFAAALYSLGIRQGDRVAIILPNLPQYPMVHYALMKLGAIIVPTNPLYVERELEYQMNDSGAKAVVVLDLVYPRVRAIRKNTSLEKVIVTGVKEYLPGLLKLLYPIKAKKEGSFVKVEKEPGVYFFQDLMKGTYDAPPEVSVKTDDIAMLLYTGGTTGVSKGAVLLHKNLIANTYQVRYWVTDAHEGQEAIIAALPYFHSFGMTTCLHMSVILKSPAILIPRFDVKQVLQSIQKYKASLFPGVPTMYVAINNYPDVKKYSFDSLRACISGGAALPVEVQREFEKITGAKLVEGYGLTETSPVLTANPIYGLRKIGSIGIPMPDTDIMVADPETHKELPIGEIGELAAKGPQVMREYWKKPEETKQVFHDGWLFTGDMSRVDEDGFFYIVDRKKDMIIASGFNIYPREVEEVLFQHPKIQEAAVVGVPHEYRGETVKAFVVLKEGETATEQEIIDFCADRLAKYKVPKMVEFRTELPKSMIGKVLRRVLLEEEKKKLEQKKKS